Proteins from a genomic interval of Caulobacter rhizosphaerae:
- the flhA gene encoding flagellar biosynthesis protein FlhA, with the protein MADAAAPKAATSIPSAKSLWEGILRGEMGLALGVVGIIVLLIIPVPAIMLDLLLAISLTGAVLILMTAVLIKKPLEFTSFPTVLLVATLYRLGLNVASTRLILGHGQEGSHGAGAVIAAFGNLMMQGNFVIGVIVFIILVVVNFMVVTKGSGRIAEVAARFTLDAMPGKQMAIDADLSTGLIDQDTAKQRRKDLEQESTFFGAMDGASKFVKGDAVAGLIITAINIIGGILIGVVQHKMPIGEASASYTIMTIGDGLVSQIPALIISIAAGMVVSKAGVEGSANKALTTQLAMNPVALGMVSASSGVIALIPGMPILPFAALAVGSGFLAYRRAQQAKEPQPLDPAALAALAEASAEPEEEPISASLAIDDVKIELGYGLLTLINDLDGRKLTDQIRALRKTLATEFGFVMPPVRILDNMRLANQGYAIRIKEMEAGAGEVRLGCLMAMDPRGGQVELPGEHVREPAFGLPATWVEDAMREEATFRGYTIVDPATVLTTHLTEILKENMADLLSYAEVQKLLKELPEGQKKLVDDLIPSVVSATTIQRVLQALLKERVSIRDLPQILEGIGEAAPHTASVIQLVEQVRARLGRQLCWANRGDDGALPIITLSAEWEQAFAEALVGPGEDKQLALAPSRLQDFIRGVRDAFDRAAMSGDSAVLLTSPGVRPYVRSIIERFRGQTVVMSQNEIHPRARLRTVGMV; encoded by the coding sequence ATGGCTGACGCCGCCGCCCCCAAGGCCGCAACCTCCATTCCCAGCGCCAAGTCGCTGTGGGAAGGGATTCTGCGCGGCGAAATGGGACTGGCCCTGGGCGTCGTGGGCATCATCGTCCTGCTGATCATCCCAGTGCCGGCGATCATGCTGGACCTGCTGCTGGCCATCTCGCTGACCGGCGCGGTGCTGATCCTGATGACCGCGGTGCTGATCAAGAAGCCGCTGGAATTCACCTCGTTCCCGACCGTCCTGCTGGTCGCCACCCTCTATCGCCTCGGCCTGAACGTGGCCTCCACGCGCCTGATCCTCGGCCACGGCCAGGAAGGTTCGCACGGGGCGGGCGCGGTGATCGCCGCCTTCGGCAACCTGATGATGCAGGGCAATTTCGTCATCGGGGTGATCGTCTTCATCATCCTGGTGGTGGTGAACTTCATGGTCGTGACCAAGGGCTCGGGCCGGATCGCCGAGGTCGCCGCCCGCTTCACCCTGGACGCCATGCCCGGCAAGCAGATGGCCATCGACGCCGACCTGTCGACCGGCCTGATCGACCAGGACACCGCCAAGCAGCGCCGCAAGGACCTGGAGCAGGAATCGACCTTCTTCGGGGCCATGGACGGCGCCAGCAAGTTCGTGAAGGGCGACGCCGTCGCCGGCCTGATCATCACCGCCATCAATATCATCGGCGGCATCCTGATCGGCGTCGTCCAGCACAAGATGCCGATCGGCGAGGCGTCGGCTTCCTACACCATCATGACCATCGGCGACGGCCTGGTCAGTCAGATCCCGGCCCTGATCATCTCGATCGCCGCCGGCATGGTCGTGTCCAAGGCCGGCGTCGAGGGCAGCGCCAACAAGGCCCTGACGACCCAGCTGGCGATGAACCCGGTCGCCCTGGGCATGGTCTCGGCCTCTTCGGGCGTCATCGCCCTGATCCCGGGCATGCCGATCCTGCCGTTTGCGGCCCTGGCCGTGGGCTCGGGCTTCCTGGCCTATCGGCGCGCTCAGCAGGCCAAGGAGCCGCAACCGCTGGATCCCGCCGCCCTGGCGGCCCTGGCCGAAGCTTCCGCCGAGCCCGAGGAGGAGCCGATCAGCGCCTCCCTGGCCATCGACGACGTCAAGATCGAGCTGGGCTACGGCCTGCTGACCCTGATCAACGACCTGGACGGCCGCAAGCTGACCGACCAGATCCGCGCCCTGCGCAAGACCCTGGCCACCGAGTTCGGCTTCGTGATGCCGCCGGTCCGCATCCTGGACAACATGCGCCTGGCCAACCAGGGCTACGCGATCCGCATCAAGGAGATGGAAGCCGGGGCCGGCGAGGTCCGCCTGGGCTGCCTGATGGCCATGGACCCGCGCGGCGGCCAGGTCGAGCTGCCCGGCGAGCACGTGCGCGAACCCGCCTTCGGCCTGCCCGCCACCTGGGTGGAGGACGCCATGCGCGAGGAGGCCACCTTCCGCGGCTACACCATCGTCGATCCCGCCACGGTGCTGACCACGCACCTGACGGAGATCCTCAAGGAGAACATGGCCGACCTGCTCTCCTACGCCGAGGTGCAGAAGCTGCTGAAGGAACTGCCCGAGGGCCAGAAGAAGCTGGTCGACGACCTGATTCCCTCGGTGGTCAGCGCCACGACGATCCAGCGCGTGCTGCAGGCCCTGCTGAAGGAGCGGGTCTCGATCCGCGACCTGCCGCAGATCCTGGAAGGCATCGGCGAGGCCGCGCCGCACACCGCCTCGGTCATCCAGCTGGTCGAACAGGTCCGCGCCCGCCTCGGCCGCCAGCTGTGCTGGGCCAACCGCGGCGACGACGGGGCCCTGCCGATCATCACCCTGTCGGCCGAGTGGGAGCAGGCCTTCGCCGAGGCCCTGGTCGGTCCGGGCGAGGACAAGCAGCTGGCCTTGGCGCCCTCGCGCCTGCAGGACTTCATCCGCGGCGTGCGCGACGCCTTCGACCGCGCCGCCATGTCCGGGGACAGCGCCGTGCTGCTGACCAGCCCGGGCGTCCGGCCCTATGTCCGTTCGATCATCGAGCGCTTCCGCG
- a CDS encoding sigma-54 interaction domain-containing protein, which yields MRLLVVGKLNGQLSVAVKMAMNTGAKVSHVETTEAATHALRAGQGADLLMVEYTLDIAGLIATNESERIRVPVVACGVDADPMRAAAAIKAGAKEFIPLPPDAELIAAVLAAVTDDNRPMIVRDPAMENVIRLADQVAPSEASILITGESGSGKEVMARYVHAKSRRAKAPFISVNCAAIPENLLESELFGHEKGAFTGAVARRVGKFEEANGGTLLLDEISEMDARLQAKLLRAIQEREIDRVGGSKPVKVDIRILATSNRDLAAAVKDGTFREDLLYRLNVVNLRLPPLRERPADVITLCEHFVKKYSAANGVAEKPISAEAKRRLIAHRWPGNVRELENAMHRAVLLSPGAEIEEFAIRLPDGQPLAPAPDVAVARGAQMAADAVSRTFVGSTVAEVEQQLIIDTLEHCLGNRTHAANILGISIRTLRNKLKEYSDAGVSVPPPQGGVAAA from the coding sequence ATGCGCCTCCTGGTCGTCGGAAAACTGAACGGACAGCTCTCGGTCGCCGTGAAGATGGCGATGAACACCGGGGCCAAGGTCTCGCACGTCGAGACCACCGAGGCGGCGACCCACGCGCTGCGGGCCGGGCAGGGGGCGGACCTGCTGATGGTCGAGTACACGCTCGACATCGCCGGCCTGATCGCCACCAACGAGTCCGAGCGGATCCGGGTGCCGGTGGTGGCCTGCGGCGTCGACGCCGACCCGATGCGGGCCGCCGCCGCCATCAAGGCCGGGGCCAAGGAATTCATCCCGCTGCCGCCCGACGCCGAGCTGATCGCCGCGGTCCTGGCCGCCGTCACCGACGACAACCGCCCGATGATCGTCCGCGACCCGGCCATGGAGAACGTCATCCGCCTGGCCGACCAGGTGGCCCCGTCGGAAGCCTCGATCCTGATCACCGGCGAGAGCGGCTCGGGCAAGGAGGTGATGGCCCGCTACGTCCACGCCAAGTCGCGCCGGGCCAAGGCGCCGTTCATCAGCGTCAACTGCGCCGCCATCCCCGAGAACCTGCTGGAAAGCGAGCTGTTCGGCCACGAGAAGGGCGCCTTCACCGGCGCCGTGGCCCGCCGGGTCGGCAAGTTCGAGGAAGCCAACGGCGGCACCCTGCTGCTGGACGAAATCAGCGAGATGGACGCCCGCCTGCAGGCCAAGCTGCTGCGCGCCATCCAGGAGCGCGAGATCGACCGGGTCGGCGGCTCCAAGCCGGTCAAGGTCGACATTCGCATCCTGGCCACCTCCAACCGCGACCTGGCCGCGGCGGTGAAGGACGGCACGTTCCGCGAGGACCTGCTCTATCGCCTGAACGTCGTGAACCTGCGCCTGCCGCCGCTGCGCGAGCGCCCGGCCGACGTGATCACCCTGTGCGAGCACTTCGTGAAGAAGTACTCGGCCGCCAACGGCGTGGCTGAAAAGCCGATATCGGCCGAGGCCAAGCGCCGGCTGATCGCCCACCGCTGGCCGGGCAACGTCCGCGAGCTGGAGAACGCCATGCACCGCGCGGTGCTGCTGTCGCCGGGCGCCGAGATCGAGGAGTTCGCCATCCGCCTGCCGGACGGCCAGCCCTTGGCCCCGGCGCCGGACGTGGCGGTGGCTCGTGGCGCCCAGATGGCCGCCGACGCCGTGTCGCGCACCTTCGTCGGCTCCACGGTGGCCGAGGTCGAGCAGCAGTTGATCATCGACACCCTGGAGCACTGCCTGGGCAACCGCACCCACGCGGCCAACATCCTGGGCATCTCGATCCGCACCCTGCGCAACAAGCTCAAGGAATATTCGGACGCGGGCGTCTCGGTGCCGCCGCCCCAGGGCGGCGTCGCCGCCGCCTGA
- the fliN gene encoding flagellar motor switch protein FliN: protein MSEDNLTLDEFGGSMLASEMPVELSDKIASDLAPVFDVPVNISAVLGRAHMSVAQLLQLSAGSILELDRKVGEAIDIYVNNRLVARGEVVVVDERLGVTMTEIIKDGDAAG, encoded by the coding sequence ATGTCCGAAGACAACCTCACCCTCGACGAATTCGGCGGCAGCATGCTGGCCTCCGAAATGCCGGTCGAACTCAGCGACAAGATCGCGTCGGACCTGGCGCCGGTCTTCGACGTGCCGGTCAACATCTCCGCCGTGCTGGGCCGGGCCCACATGTCGGTGGCGCAACTGCTGCAGCTGTCGGCCGGCTCGATCCTGGAGCTCGACCGCAAGGTCGGCGAGGCGATCGACATCTATGTGAACAACCGCCTGGTGGCCCGCGGCGAGGTCGTCGTCGTCGACGAGCGCCTGGGCGTGACCATGACGGAAATCATCAAGGACGGCGACGCCGCCGGCTGA
- a CDS encoding flagellar assembly protein FliH, with amino-acid sequence MTDIAHKRFTFDTVFDDHGGMSAPPRVKKNFTLEELEEAKAQAYAAGEQSAVAQAEREAAMALNTVGQAIHSAFSTLAAVAHEHREGSAMLALACGRAIADAALDQFPEAPTQAALVALAREVEASPKLTVRVAPHLVERTQAALEQTAQAIGFPGQIIARADAVPPAAFLLDWGDGRAAFNPADAAARVTQALEAAIAAEGLHAEPLAPSEG; translated from the coding sequence ATGACCGACATCGCCCACAAGCGCTTCACCTTCGACACCGTGTTCGACGACCACGGCGGCATGAGCGCGCCGCCGAGGGTGAAGAAGAACTTCACCCTGGAAGAGCTGGAAGAGGCCAAGGCGCAAGCCTACGCCGCGGGCGAGCAGTCGGCGGTGGCCCAGGCCGAGCGCGAGGCCGCCATGGCCCTGAACACCGTCGGCCAGGCGATCCACAGCGCCTTCTCGACCCTGGCCGCCGTGGCCCACGAGCACCGCGAAGGCTCGGCGATGCTGGCCCTGGCCTGCGGCCGGGCCATCGCCGACGCCGCCCTGGACCAGTTCCCCGAGGCCCCGACCCAGGCGGCCCTGGTGGCCCTGGCCCGCGAGGTCGAGGCCAGCCCGAAGCTGACCGTCCGCGTCGCCCCTCATCTGGTCGAGCGCACCCAGGCCGCTCTGGAACAGACCGCCCAGGCCATCGGCTTCCCCGGCCAGATCATCGCCCGGGCCGACGCCGTGCCCCCTGCCGCCTTCCTCCTCGACTGGGGTGACGGGCGCGCGGCCTTCAATCCCGCCGACGCGGCCGCCCGCGTCACCCAAGCCCTCGAAGCCGCCATCGCGGCCGAGGGTCTCCACGCTGAACCTCTTGCGCCTAGCGAAGGCTGA
- the fliG gene encoding flagellar motor switch protein FliG, which translates to MKSSVNDVKKLAGPEKAAIVLLALGEEHTAIWEALDDEEIKEVSQAMAGLGTVSASVVEELLVEFVSGMSSTGAIMGSYEQTQRLLSAFMPPEKVDQLMEEIRGPAGRTMWDKLGNVNEAVLANYLKNEYPQTVAVVLSKVKSDHAARVLASLPEDFALECVTRMLRMEPVQREILDKIEQTLRTEFMSNLARTSKRDSHEMMAEIFNNFDRQTEARFIAALEERNREAAERIRALMFVFEDLSKLDPGGVQTLLRATGKEQLALALKGASDKLREMFFSNMSERASKIMREDMESMGPVRLKDVDQAQVAMVQVAKDLAAKGEIMLAGAGAEDELIY; encoded by the coding sequence TCCCGAGAAGGCCGCGATCGTGCTGCTCGCCCTGGGCGAAGAGCACACCGCGATCTGGGAAGCCCTCGACGACGAGGAAATCAAGGAAGTCTCCCAGGCCATGGCCGGTCTGGGCACGGTCTCGGCCTCGGTCGTGGAAGAGCTGCTGGTCGAGTTCGTCTCCGGCATGAGCTCGACCGGCGCGATCATGGGCTCCTACGAGCAGACCCAGCGCCTGCTGTCGGCCTTCATGCCGCCGGAGAAGGTCGACCAACTCATGGAAGAGATCCGCGGTCCCGCGGGTCGGACCATGTGGGACAAGCTGGGCAATGTGAACGAGGCCGTCCTCGCCAACTATCTGAAGAACGAATATCCGCAGACCGTCGCGGTGGTGCTGTCGAAGGTGAAGTCCGACCACGCCGCCCGGGTCCTGGCCTCGCTGCCGGAAGACTTCGCCCTGGAATGCGTCACCCGCATGCTGCGGATGGAGCCGGTGCAGCGCGAGATCCTCGACAAGATCGAGCAGACCCTGCGCACCGAATTCATGTCGAACCTGGCGCGCACCTCCAAGCGCGACAGCCACGAGATGATGGCCGAGATCTTCAACAACTTCGACCGCCAGACCGAGGCCCGCTTCATCGCGGCGCTGGAAGAGCGCAACCGCGAGGCCGCCGAGCGCATCCGCGCCCTGATGTTCGTGTTCGAGGATCTGTCCAAGCTGGATCCGGGCGGCGTCCAGACCCTGCTGCGCGCCACCGGCAAGGAGCAGCTGGCCCTGGCCCTGAAGGGCGCCTCGGACAAGCTGCGCGAGATGTTCTTTTCGAACATGTCGGAGCGCGCTTCGAAGATCATGCGCGAGGACATGGAAAGCATGGGTCCGGTCCGCCTGAAGGACGTCGACCAGGCCCAGGTCGCCATGGTGCAGGTCGCCAAGGACCTAGCCGCCAAGGGCGAGATCATGCTGGCCGGCGCCGGCGCCGAAGACGAACTGATCTACTAG